The Reichenbachiella carrageenanivorans region AACCTGGACCTCAAAACAGACAACAGTAGAATAGGTAATTCGCTGGTATTCGAATACGCTCATTCGGGTCAGTTCAAATATTTCGTGGACAGTATCTCGTTCTACTCCCACCTGAATCAATCCTTGATTAGCTCCGACGACATTGCCTTATTTAGTCCTTCACTTAAGGAGGTCAATAAAAAAATTGATTTTACTGGAGATGTCTATGGTTCTGTGGGACGGCTCAAAGTCAAAAACTTCAACATCAGATCTCAGGGTAGCTCCTACCTCTTGGGTAATGCCGAATTTTATGGACTCCCTACCCTCAAGGAGACTTTCATGAACTTAGAAGTGGAAAAATCAATCGTCGACCCCGTGGATGTATCTAATCTTATCTCAAAAAAATACTTACAAGAAGTTTTAAATATTGGGAAAGCCAATATCGACGGTCACTTCATGGGATTTTTGTCTGATTTTGTGGCGGATGGTGAAATATCTTCTTCGGTAGGAAAGGTCAAAACGGATATCAATTTTAAAATCCAAAAAGACAACAGGGCTTGGTACAAAGGTTCACTAGACCTTCTAAACTTTGACTTAAGAAGCATCTTACACCAGCAAGAGCAGCTCAAAGAAATCACACTCAGCGGCAAAATTAAAGGACACGGCTTGACCATAGACAATGCAAATTTCAACCTAGATGCAAAAGTAGATTCTCTCAAAATTAAAAATTACACCTATCACAATTTGTCCACCAATGGTGAGTTTAAAGTGGGTTTTTTTAATGGTACGCTAGCAGCCAAAGACCCTAACTTGATCTTTCAAGGAAAAGTATCTGTAGATCTTAAAGATCAAAGAAACAAAGTCAATATCAAAGCCAAATTGGACACCATCAACCTACGTCCACTAGGGTTTAGCTCCGAAGAAATAGGAATATCCTCTTTGATCGACATCGACATGAAAGGCTTAAAAACCGATGACTTGGTTGGGTATATATCATTATATGACAATCACATTTCATACGATAAAAAAACATTAAATGTGGATTCTATCAAGTTTCTCTCTTCTTTGATAGGTGCTAATCGGATTATACATTTCGAAACAGACGGATTGACTGGTGAAATGAAAGGAGAATTTCGCAATAGCGTATTCCTCAAAACAATCAGTGAATTTTATAAAGAAATCAAACTCAATATACTAAACAATGAAGAAGACCTACAGGCCTACTACACCAGCAAAATCAACAACACACTAGAACCCTACCACGTAAATATCGACTTGAATTTCTGGGATCTCAATAGGTTTGTACAGCCTTTTTATCCCGACTTCAATATTTCTAAAGAAGTGAAAATTCATGGATCTTTTATACAGGACAGTACCTCTAGGCTCAGTTTACATGGTGCGATAGACACACTCCAAGTATCTAAGACCACTTGGGCAAAAAACTATCTTGACGTGAATATTTCTAAAGAATACTATGATAGAAACACGCTCGCATCAGCCTTTGCCTCTTCCAATAAGCAATTTTGGTCAGACAAATACGAAACGGAAAATACCTTTACCGACATCATCTGGTTCGAAGACAGCATGTCTGTCACGCTCAATATAGAACAGCCCCAATTCTCCAACCGGCTTGCCTTAGCGTCTTCTGTTCGATTTTTTACAGACTCTACGAGGCTGCATTTTCATAATTCAGATATTGAAATTTTAGGCAAGGAATGGATTTGGAACAAACAAAACAAAATCGTACACAGTAATGGTGAATGGAGCTTCAAGAAATTTACAGCTTCTAACGGCCCCGAAAGACTAGAGATTTCTGGCATGTATGCCGAAGCACCTGAAAAATCTCTATTCATTGACCTCAAGGAGTTTAAAATTGAAAACATTCAATCTATCCTAAATAGTAAAATAGAAGGCACTGTGGACGGAAGGGTAAAAGTAAAGCGCCAACCGACCTATGATTTAATAGAAGGCAATCTGATTGTCAACACTCTAAAAATAGAAGATTATCTGATCGGCAATGTGTTTGGGCTCTCTACCTGGGACAGTGAAAATGAGCGCCTTGCGATGAACCTAGATCTCATCCAAAAAGACAAGAAAAAAATTGAAATCAAAGGACTCTATTACCCCAAGAGAGCAACGGAACAACTCGACCTCAAAGCTCGATTTGACAGCGCCAACCTGAAAATAGCAGAACCCTTTATCAAAAAAAGCTTTACTCAAATCAACGGCTTTGCCTCTGGACAATTCACCATCCGAGGCACTCCTAAATACCCCATACTAAAAGGTACGGGCACGATATCCAATGGATCCGTATTGATCAACTACCTGAACACTCGGTACAAATTTAGTGGGCATCTGATTTTTGATGAAAATGAAATTAGCACTAAAAACCTTACCCTCTGGGACAGCGAAGGGCACGTTGCCCACCTGAATGGAGGAGTCTTTCATGACGGATTCAAAAATCCCGTATTAGACTTCAGTGGAGACTTTGAGAACTTCAAGTTATTGAACACCGCAGCTACAGATAATAACGCTTACTATGGCGTGGCCTATGGCACAGGACACATTAATTTTCTTGGTGCCATAGACAATATTAAGATCAGCGCTGAAGCGCAAACGACAAAAGGCACAAGACTTTCTATTCCACTAGGAGAATCATCAGACTCGAGAATCGAGCAAAAAGAGTATATAGAATTCATCGACCTCAAGGATGAACGAAACGTACAAAAAGTGATTGAAGAGGTACATACCCAAGAAAAACTAAAAATCAAAGGGATAGAACTCGACTTAGACCTTGAATTTACACCAGATGCATATGTCGAACTTATATTCGACGTACAAGCTGGCGACATTATCAGAGGTCGAGGCAATAGCAACATCAAACTACAAATCAACACAGACGGTGATTTCACCATGTTTGGTGACTATACCATTGAAACAGGGGGATACAATTTTACGCTTTACAATATCATCAATAAAGAATTTGACATTAAAAAAGGAAGTACCATCTCCTGGTATGGAAACCCTTACGGAGCCAATTTGGACATATCAGCTTCATATCGTCAATTGGCTTCTCTCGCTCCACTCATGGTTAAGTTTCTAGACCCAGATGATACCAATTCACCTGAAACCAGAAAAAAATACCCCTCGATAGTAGATCTCAAATTAAAAGGAAACCTACTTACTCCTGAAATCAAATTCGACATCAATATAGAAGACTATCCACCCAACAACCAACTCCCCAACTCATCAGTCACATTGGATGAAGTGGTCACGGCTTTTAAGGCTCGATTAAAAAACAACGAGCAGGAAATGAACCGCCAGGTCTTTAGTTTGATTATCCTAAGAAAATTCTCCCCAGAAAACAGTTTTCAAGTCAATAGTCAAACTCTTGGCAACAGTTTAAGTGAGTTCGTATCCAACCAACTCAGCTACTGGGCCACGCAAGTCGACGAAAACTTAGAAGTAGACGTAGATCTGGCAGGCTTGTCAGACGACGCCTATAACACCTTTCAGCTTAGACTCTCCTATACATTCTTAGACGGGAGGCTCCGTGTGACTCGTGGAGGCAACCTACCCAATCAAGAGACCAAAGGCGATGTATCCACTATTATTGGGGACTGGACCGTTGAATACTTACTTACGGAAGACGGGAGATTTAGGGTAAAGATGTATAGCCGGTCAGATTTAGATGAAATAGACACCCAAGTAGGTGAAAGCAATTTTGAAACTGGTTTTAGCTTACAATACATCAAAAGCTTTGATCAACTCAATCAAATTCTATCAGACAACAGAAAAAAAAATCTATCTAAAAGAAAGGAAAAAGATCAAGAAAAGGAAATCTAAAATATTCTCTATCAACGCTTTATCTAACCCCTAAATATGTGTATTTTTAACTACGTATAATCAAACCACCAATCAATGGAATTGAACAATTTCATGAAGTCCTACGCTGAAGAGATCAAGGGAAACTTCTCTGAATACGACGATCAACGCTCAGTTATAGTAGTACCGCTCGAAATGGAGAGGCAACAAGCCGTTGTAGGCGAAATTGATCTGGAAAACAATCTCATATCCATCTCTTCTAAGGTATGTGTAGCTGAAGACAATATCAAATACAAAGATCTACTCGTAGAAAATCACAAATCCACCTTTGGCAAGTTCACCATTGTCAATGACTTTTTGAAAGTAGAATCACGCTCACCAGCTGACATCACATCTAACGAAATGTTGAAATGTGCGATCCAAGAAGTAGCCAAACTTGCCGATAAATGGGAACTCAATATCACAGGACGTGATATTTTTTAATTTCTATCAACCCTCCTCTCGACTGCATTATTTAATTAATTTTGTCCAATAGGCTGCCTTATCGTTCCGACCTCGATCATGATCGGGAATTCGGAAAGGAAAGTCCGGGCAACGTAGAGCATCGTACTTCCTAACGGGAAGTCTTTCGACCTAGTCGGAAGGAGAAAGTGCAACAGAAAACAAACCGCCTTGAACTAGTTGAAAGGTAAGGGTGAAACGGCGAGGTAAGAGCTCACCGCTCTGGTAGCGATAGCAGAGGCATGGTAAACCTTACGAGTTGAAAGATCAAATAGGTCCTGCAAGAAGTGGCTCGCTTCGATCTGGTTTTCGAATCAGAATGTAGGATGGGTAGATTGATAGATTCCGACAGCAATGTCGGAGCCAGATAAATGATAAGGATCCCGATTCGTCGGGATACAGAACCCGGCTTATAGGCCTATATTTTTTTATTAATACCAAATATGACAAAGATTTTAATAATTGATGACGAAAAAAGCATTCGTCATACCCTCCGCGAAATACTAGAATACGAAAAGTACCAAATAGAAGAAGCTGAAAATGGTAAAGTAGGTATAGAAAAACTAAAAGAAGAAGATTTTGATGTCGTATTGTGTGATGTAAAAATGCCCGAAATGGACGGCATAGAAGTGCTCGAAAACGCGCGAGAATTAGATCATACGCCACAATTCATTATGATATCGGCTCACGCTACTATAGATACAGCTGTAGACGCCACAAAAAAAGGCGCATATGACTTTATCCAAAAACCACCCGACCTCAATCGCCTCCTCCTAACCATCAAAAACGCACTAGACAAATCTAACTTGATTCAGGAAACTAAAGTACTGAAGAAAAAAGTATCCAAGTCTCAGGAAATCGTCGGTGAATCTACCCCAATCATGGAGGTAAAAGAAATGATTGAAAAAGTAGCTGGTACAGATGCACGAGTCTTAATCACAGGAGACAATGGTACAGGCAAAGAACTAGTAGCTAACGCAATCCATAAGCTAAGCAGCAGAAACAAAAAGCCTTTAGTAGAGGTAAACTGTGCAGCTATACCATCAGAGCTCATCGAAAGCGAATTGTTTGGCCATGAAAAAGGATCGTTTACTTCAGCTGTAAAACAGCGTATTGGAAAATTCGAGCAAGCAGATAATGGCACTTTATTTTTAGACGAAATAGGAGACATGAGTCTATCGGCTCAAGCCAAAGTATTACGCGCATTACAAGAAAATAAAATCACTCGCGTGGGTGGCGAAAAAGAGATCAAGGTCAACGTGAGGGTACTAGCAGCCACCAATAAAAATCTAAAAGAAGAAATTAGCCAAAAGCGCTTCAGAGAAGATCTATATCATAGACTCAGCGTCATACTGGTCAAGGTTCCTTCTCTCAATGAAAGAGCAGAAGACATCCCCCTCTTGGTGGATAAATTCCTGAACGACATTGCTGCAGACTATGGCACTAGCAAGAAGGAAATAGAAGACGGTGCACTTGAACATCTCAAAAAGAGAAGCTGGACAGGCAACATTCGAGAACTTCGAAATGTAGTAGAACGACTAGTCATCATGTCTGAAAAAACCATCACAGCTAGTGATGCAAAAAAATATGCGGATTCACAATAAAGTGATCCGCATAGTATTATAATATCTTAACGTCTTTTCTTATTTAGACAATTCTGTCGAGTTTACATCACTTTTCGCATATGTAGGGCACGTTCTTTGGGTACATGCACTCATTGCAAAAACTACCAGGGCTACTATAAGTATCTTTACTTTCATCTTTTGTTATTATCAATTACCTGCTTCAATTTTAGAACATAAATATATAAAAAATATTACACTTTACGCCTAATAATGTTTTTCTCTGAAATATTTGATGCCATATTCGACGAACATTTAGAGCACCATCAAATTACATCCTCTGATCTCCGAATTATCCAATCTTCCCAGCACTTCAAACTCACCCTCACTTGTCAATCTCCCTAAGTCACTCGTTTCTATAAAAGCACAAGAATGCACATTGGCTAAATCAATGATATTGACACCTCCTGTTCTTCCTGATGCCAAATAACTAAATGGATCTTCAGGGTCTCTAATCAATACTTTCATTTGCTTTGGCAAGCAATACGAGACTTCATTAAAAGAATACGCTTGCGAGAGCAATTCTGTCATCCCATACTCTGATTGAATTTTTACATCTCCCATACCTTCCTTTAAAAGGGCATAAAATTCACTTTTCACCATATCCTTTCTCCTCCCTTTCATTCCTCCAGTTTCAATAATAGTAAGACCATCTAATCGCACACCTGCACGTTTTACATGCTCCACCATATCCAAAAGCGCATACCCTACACCAAATAGCACAATAGACCGGCTGCTGGTCTGCAACTGCTCCGAAAGATCAGTAATCAACTGCGCTGTCCGATCCAAATAAAAGCCGCCCACTTTATCTGACTGACTCTGTGAAATGAAATAATCTACCATTTTCACCAAAGAAGAATTACCCTGCTCTTGATAAGACGGCAACAACGCAAAAAACAACTGTTCATGGAGTGGTTGATACAGCTTTTCAAAAATCTCTTTCGTATTATTCAGATAAAATTCAGCGTCTTCGATATAGTGCCGACTCCTTATACTTGTAGTAGTGCCACTACTCATATATACTTCCTGAGGGATCCAATGACCTGTTTTTACTTCATGGTGTTTGAAGAAATCGACAGGTAAAAAGGGTATTTGAGTTAGCTCTTTCACCTCCCGAGGATCAACTCCTAAACATCCTAAATATTCCTTGTAAACCTGACATTGATCAGATTGATATTGAAATAATTCAATAGCCAGTGAATGAAAAGTTTGGGTATTTATTATACCACTCTTTTTTTTGAAACTATTTAAAAGCTTCATAAGTTAGAATAAGTAAGGGATCCTGAGCGGTCAATTGTATTAATATCAGTAATTTTAGCAAATGTAATTTTTATTGAATGAAGGGAAAGTCAAAATATTGGAATAAAATTTCGCAACCACTCATATTTTTGGTTATTTGTCTCATTCCAATAATCCAGTCTTGCCAAGAGCCCGATCCCTTCCCTATTACCCCACAAATCCAATTCAATAACATCCAATACATAGAGCTGCTTGAAAACGGAAACCCCGACTCTCTCATATTGTATTTCGATTTTCAAGACGGCGATGGGGATTTGGGACTTGAAGGGTACGAAAATGGTTCTCCGTATCAGGATTACAACTTCTATCTCGATTATGACTCGATTCCTATTACCTACAATCAAACCAATATTAAATATCCTATTAGAATATACGACCCAGTAAAAGACAAACTAACAATTGTAGGAAGCCAAGACATTAGACCTTCATATGATTGTATCAATTACGACATCTTATATATGGACTATATCAACAAAGAATACCTCGCCCCTGGCACAAATCCTGATGACGTAGATCCCAATATTTATGACTTAGACACTATTTTCCTAGAAAGGAACCGATACAGGAATAACATAGAAGTGAAATACTACAGAAAACGTGGCACAAATAACTACGAAGAAATAGACTGGAGATACCTCACCAGCGAGTATGGTTGTGGGATTTCATTCGACGGCAGATTTCCTATTCTTGATGCCGAACAAATGAACGACTCTGGATCACTAGAAGGTACGATTAGATATGCGATGGTTTCTACAGGATTTCGTACGGTCTTAAGAAAAGACACTTTCAACATCAAATTTCAAATCATTGATAGAAGTCTGCATATAAGTGACATCGCTGAGACTGGTGATATCACTCTAGACCAGATCATCAGATAAGGGATTAGTAAATCTCTGGGTAGCTTTCGGGGTCGACTTCGCTCATCATTTCATATACCTTATCAAAGACCGTCTCTACACTAGGCTTTGAGTAATAGTCTCCATCTGACCCATAGGCTGGGCGGTGTTCCTTGGCTGATATAGTCATCGGTTGGCTATCTAAATATCTGAAACATTCCTGCTCTACCACGAGTTTTTCTAAAATATAAGCCGATGCCCCTCCTGGCACATCTTCGTCAGCTACAATCAAACGATTGGTCTTCTTGATGGAAGAAATAATGTTTTGATGTCTATCAAAAGGCAATAACGTTTGCACATCTACAATCTCCACCTGTATGCCATAATTAGCCAATTCACTAGCAGCGTCCATCACTATTCTACACATAGAGCCATAAGTCACTATTGTCACATCCGCACCTTCTCTAATGACTTCTGGAATACCTAGAGGAACTTTAAACTCCCCCACATTGTCAGGCATTCTTTCTTTCAAGCGATATCCATTTAAGCACTCTATCATCAAAGCGGTATCGTCAGATTCCAGCAAAGTATTATACATCCCTGCTGCTTGCGTCATGTTCCTTGGCACCAGCACATATATTCCACGCAGCGCATTGATAATCATACCCATAGGCGAACCAGAATGCCATACTCCTTCTAAACGGTGACCTCTAGATCTTATAATCAAAGGCGCCTTTTGTCCTCCTTTCGTCCGGTAATGCAAAGACGCTAAATCGTCAGACAAGGTCTGCACAGCATACAACAAGTAATCCAAATATTGAATTTCTGCTATCGGGCGTAGGCCTCTAAGTGCTGCTCCAATCCCCTGCCCCATAATAGTAGTCTCTCGAATCCCTGTATCTGTCACTCTCCACTCACCATATTTCTCCTGCAAGCCAGCAAATCCTTGGTTGACATCACCAATTTTCCCAACATCTTCACCAAAAGCAAAAACCAACGGATTTCTATGCAATGCCTCGTCAAAACAGGCCTGTAAAACTTCACGCCCATCTACCATTTTGGACTGATCTGAGTATCTGGCAGCCTCTGTTCCAATCGCCAATGCAGAATACTTCGACTCACTATATAAATGTGATGAATATTCATCATATCTTTTTTCTTCGTTCTTTTTGAGCCAATGAATAAGTAAATCACGGCTTCTTGAAGGCTCTTGTCTTGTCAACCTTAGTGCTTTTTTAGCACCTCTGGTCATTTCCAACTTGTTGATATTCAGACCTTCTTTCAAATTCTTTGCAATAGAAAGCAACTTAGATTTTTCTGCACTACGCTCTGCCACAGTCTCGACCATCCCAATCAGTGAAGCCAAATCCGTATCTATAGCAGCAGTATATGCTCGCCACGCCTCCATTCTAGCTGTTTTAGCCAATTGCTTTGCTTCATCTTCGATAGCATCTAACTCCTTAGACGTGGCTAGTTTTTCATCCAAAATCCACTCTCGCATTTTCTTGATACAATCAAACTTGGCCTCCCAGTCTAATCGCTCCTTAGACTTATATCTTTCATGCGAACCTGAAGTAGAATGTCCTAAAGGTTGGGTCACCTCTAATACATGAACCAACACGGGCACATGTTCATTTCTAGCTATTTTCTCTGCTTTCTCGAAAGTCTTACACAGATCCACATAATCCCATCCTCGAGTAGTCATAATCTCAAAGCCATTTTCTTCAGCGGTACGCTGAAGACCCGACAATGCTTTAGAAATACTGCCTTTAGTCGTATGAAATTCATTAGGTACTGAGATACCGTATTCGTCGTCCCAAATAGCCATGACCAAAGGAACCTGCAGCACGCCTGCTGCATTCATCGCCTCTAAAAAATGTCCTTCTGAGGTTGAAGCATTACCTATCGTTCCAAATGCCACTTCATTTCCATTAGCAGAAAATTGCTTGTACTTTTTTAAAGCGGGATTATTTCTGTACAACTTAGACGCATACGCCAAACCTAATAATCTAGGCATCTGCCCTGCAGTGCAAGAAATATCTGAACTAGAATTCTTCATCTTAGTCAGGTCTTTCCAATCGCCATTCTCATCTATCGACCGAGTACCAAAATGTCCATTCATCATCCTTCCTGCAGAAGCAGGTTCGTCCGCTACAGAAGTGTGCGCATATAGCTGAGCAAAAAATTGCTGAGAAGTGAGCTCCCCGATCGCCATCATAAAAGTCTGATCACGGTAATATCCCGAACGGAAATCACCGTTACGAAAAACCTTAGCCATAGCTATTTGAGGCAATTCTTTTCCATCACCAAAAATGCCAAATTTGGCTTTCCCCATAAAAACCTCCTTGCGACCAATGTAACTATCCTCCCTACTTTCTATCGCTATTTTATAATCATTTAAAATTTCCTTTTTAGAGGACATGGTACTGGTAGATTTTTCTGAAACTTTCACCATTTGAAGTTAAGATTTTTAGGACGATTTTAAAAGAACCCTACTCCACAAATTTAATAAAGACACCACATCATTCAAATACTTTTAATAAGATTACAAAATAATATTATATTTGAAGCAAATAAAAAAGACTAAACAGAATATAATTTGGATAAATTAAATTATCCATATTGAATCAAATAAAAATTTAGTTTTTTAAAATTTAAATTTCTATCCCTGAGTCGGAACGTCAAATTATATTTCGAATCAGGGGCCAGGTGTAGTATATTATAAATAACAATTATTGTCGTACATTTTATTGTAGTTAAACAATTTATGCCATGATTATCGGAGTACCCAAAGAGATTAAAAACAACGAAAACCGTGTGGCATTGACCCCTTCTGGAGTGAAGGAACTCAAAAAACACGGACATCAAGTATTTGTGCAAATGACAGCCGGTGATGGCAGTGGATTTGCAGACGAGGAATACGCCAATGTAGGTGCAGAACTTTTGCCTACCATCGAGGAAGTTTACAGCAAGGCCGAAATGATCGTAAAGGTCAAAGAACCCATAGAGGCAGAATACAAGTTGATCAAAAAAGATCAATTGGTTTTCACTTATTTTCATTTTGCTTCACACGAGCCCCTAACCAGAGCCATGATAGATAGCAAATCAGTTTGTCTAGCTTACGAAACAGTAGAGAAGGCCGACAGGTCTCTTCCACTCCTAGTACCTATGTCGGAAGTAGCTGGTCGAATGTCGATCCAGCAAGGTGCCAAATACCTAGAGAAACCACTCAAAGGCAGGGGCATACTACTTGGCGGCGTACCAGGTGTACGCCCTGCCAAAGTCATGATCCTTGGAGGAGGTATCGTAGGAACAGAAGCTGCTAAAATGGCTGCTGGCATGGGCGCGGACGTCACAATCTTAGACTTAAGCCTTCCAAGACTTAGGTATCTTGACGATGTGATGCCTGCTAATGTAAAGACTTTGATGTCTAGCGAATATAACATTAGAGAGATGATCACCGATCATGATTTAATTATTGGTGCCGTATTGATCCCAGGAGCCAAAGCCCCCAAATTAATCACAAGAGACATGCTAAAAGACATGAGACCTGGGACAGTATTAGTAGATGTAGCCGTAGACCAAGGTGGTTGCTTTGAGACGACAAAACCTACAACGCATCAAGACCCTATCTACATCATAGACGACGTGGTACACTACAGCGTCGCCAATATGCCAGGCGCTGTCCCATACACTTCTACTCTAGCGCTTACCAATGCTACTTTGCCATATGCCATACAGTTGGCAAACAAAGGTTGGGAAAAAGCATGCAAAGAAAGCAATGAACTGAAACTAGGGTTGAATATAATTAAAGGAGATGTGGTGTACAAAGCCGTATCAGACGCCTTCAATCTCCCATATACTCCATTAGAGAAGTATATTTAGTTTTGATAAACCGGAATCTTCTCTACGAATTGGAAGGTTCCGGTTTTTAATTCCTGCTCACAACAAAAATGATCTAACCCATTAGTAATCACTAAGTACCGAGCCTTCAAAGTTTGATTATAAATAGCCGCCTGCTGAAAAGTGTCATTAGATATTTTCACTTCTGGTGCTTTACATTCCACCACCATCAATGGTTGCCCCAAATTGTCATATGCCACTATATCAGGTCGTTTTTTCAATTTATTGTATTTGATTTCAAATTCTGTCCTAAGCAGTGATTTAGGATACCCTAGATGAACATTTAAGAATTTTAAGAAATGCTGACGCACCCACTCTTCAGGAGTAAGCAGCACATACTTTTTTCTAAATTCATCCCAAATAGCTCTCCCTTTTTCTGTCTCTTTTACTCTGAATTGAAACTTGGGAAGATTCAATTCTTCCATATTCATCGGTCATTTAATTGTCAATATTAATACAATTCAAGTACATTTAATCAAACCAAGTCATAAACGAAGAAAGTTATATTACGTAAAACACGGACATACTTTCAACAAACAATCAAGTACACAACCCCGATATGAAAACAAAAAAAGAAATAGTAGACAATTGGCTTCCCAGATATACTGGCGTAGAATTGGAAGACTTTTCAGAATACATCCTTCTCACAAATTTCTCTAACTACGTTGAAATATTCGCTGAAAAATTTGGCGTAGAAGTAGCTGGAGCAGACAAGCCTATGCAATCAGCCACTGCCAACAATATTACCATCATTAATTTTGGAATGGGTAGTGCTATGGCTGCTACAGTAATGGATCTACTCTCTGCCATCTCACCAAAAGCAGTCCTTTTTCTAGGAAAATGTGGAGGATTGAAGAAAAAAACTCAATTGGGAGATCTCATCTTGCCTATAGCAGCCATTCGAGGGGAAGGTACATCCAACGATTACTTACCTATAGAAATACCTGCTTTGCCTTCCTTCCGGCTGCAACGAGCCGTTTCCTCTATGATCAAAAAACATGAATTGGACTACTGGACGGGCACTGTATACACCACTAATAGGCGCGTATGGGAACACGACCGTAAATTCAAAAAGTACTTGAGGAAAATACGAGCAATGGGTGTAGATATGGAGACTGCCACTCTTTTTACTGTTGGATTTATCAATGAAATCCCTAGAGGCGCCTTACTCTTAGTATCAGACAATCCCATGACACCTGCTGGTGTAAAAACAGATGCCT contains the following coding sequences:
- a CDS encoding sigma-54-dependent transcriptional regulator; translation: MTKILIIDDEKSIRHTLREILEYEKYQIEEAENGKVGIEKLKEEDFDVVLCDVKMPEMDGIEVLENARELDHTPQFIMISAHATIDTAVDATKKGAYDFIQKPPDLNRLLLTIKNALDKSNLIQETKVLKKKVSKSQEIVGESTPIMEVKEMIEKVAGTDARVLITGDNGTGKELVANAIHKLSSRNKKPLVEVNCAAIPSELIESELFGHEKGSFTSAVKQRIGKFEQADNGTLFLDEIGDMSLSAQAKVLRALQENKITRVGGEKEIKVNVRVLAATNKNLKEEISQKRFREDLYHRLSVILVKVPSLNERAEDIPLLVDKFLNDIAADYGTSKKEIEDGALEHLKKRSWTGNIRELRNVVERLVIMSEKTITASDAKKYADSQ
- a CDS encoding acyl-CoA synthetase family protein, with the protein product MKELTQIPFLPVDFFKHHEVKTGHWIPQEVYMSSGTTTSIRSRHYIEDAEFYLNNTKEIFEKLYQPLHEQLFFALLPSYQEQGNSSLVKMVDYFISQSQSDKVGGFYLDRTAQLITDLSEQLQTSSRSIVLFGVGYALLDMVEHVKRAGVRLDGLTIIETGGMKGRRKDMVKSEFYALLKEGMGDVKIQSEYGMTELLSQAYSFNEVSYCLPKQMKVLIRDPEDPFSYLASGRTGGVNIIDLANVHSCAFIETSDLGRLTSEGEFEVLGRLDNSEIRGCNLMVL
- a CDS encoding YbjN domain-containing protein, with the translated sequence MELNNFMKSYAEEIKGNFSEYDDQRSVIVVPLEMERQQAVVGEIDLENNLISISSKVCVAEDNIKYKDLLVENHKSTFGKFTIVNDFLKVESRSPADITSNEMLKCAIQEVAKLADKWELNITGRDIF
- a CDS encoding translocation/assembly module TamB domain-containing protein is translated as MKENSQKNSKLRRRLSRLFLWLPVLLVALGILLFSVLQIPKVQTKLLNKVSFLISENTGFDIKVGHANLTWFDHMIIKNVRLYDHQNDSTLIFVEKIQINLKLYDFIMHRRLNADRLELDRIQVHLIKTTDSTEVNISRFIADLKGIFKKNNQNKKKKTTLTLDEVTIRDGLFTYNDLRFDTIQNGKDYHHFAFDSIQSNISNLTFSNDSLGMNIEQFVSIDPTDQLNIKRFISDFSYTKQRMTFGNLDLKTDNSRIGNSLVFEYAHSGQFKYFVDSISFYSHLNQSLISSDDIALFSPSLKEVNKKIDFTGDVYGSVGRLKVKNFNIRSQGSSYLLGNAEFYGLPTLKETFMNLEVEKSIVDPVDVSNLISKKYLQEVLNIGKANIDGHFMGFLSDFVADGEISSSVGKVKTDINFKIQKDNRAWYKGSLDLLNFDLRSILHQQEQLKEITLSGKIKGHGLTIDNANFNLDAKVDSLKIKNYTYHNLSTNGEFKVGFFNGTLAAKDPNLIFQGKVSVDLKDQRNKVNIKAKLDTINLRPLGFSSEEIGISSLIDIDMKGLKTDDLVGYISLYDNHISYDKKTLNVDSIKFLSSLIGANRIIHFETDGLTGEMKGEFRNSVFLKTISEFYKEIKLNILNNEEDLQAYYTSKINNTLEPYHVNIDLNFWDLNRFVQPFYPDFNISKEVKIHGSFIQDSTSRLSLHGAIDTLQVSKTTWAKNYLDVNISKEYYDRNTLASAFASSNKQFWSDKYETENTFTDIIWFEDSMSVTLNIEQPQFSNRLALASSVRFFTDSTRLHFHNSDIEILGKEWIWNKQNKIVHSNGEWSFKKFTASNGPERLEISGMYAEAPEKSLFIDLKEFKIENIQSILNSKIEGTVDGRVKVKRQPTYDLIEGNLIVNTLKIEDYLIGNVFGLSTWDSENERLAMNLDLIQKDKKKIEIKGLYYPKRATEQLDLKARFDSANLKIAEPFIKKSFTQINGFASGQFTIRGTPKYPILKGTGTISNGSVLINYLNTRYKFSGHLIFDENEISTKNLTLWDSEGHVAHLNGGVFHDGFKNPVLDFSGDFENFKLLNTAATDNNAYYGVAYGTGHINFLGAIDNIKISAEAQTTKGTRLSIPLGESSDSRIEQKEYIEFIDLKDERNVQKVIEEVHTQEKLKIKGIELDLDLEFTPDAYVELIFDVQAGDIIRGRGNSNIKLQINTDGDFTMFGDYTIETGGYNFTLYNIINKEFDIKKGSTISWYGNPYGANLDISASYRQLASLAPLMVKFLDPDDTNSPETRKKYPSIVDLKLKGNLLTPEIKFDINIEDYPPNNQLPNSSVTLDEVVTAFKARLKNNEQEMNRQVFSLIILRKFSPENSFQVNSQTLGNSLSEFVSNQLSYWATQVDENLEVDVDLAGLSDDAYNTFQLRLSYTFLDGRLRVTRGGNLPNQETKGDVSTIIGDWTVEYLLTEDGRFRVKMYSRSDLDEIDTQVGESNFETGFSLQYIKSFDQLNQILSDNRKKNLSKRKEKDQEKEI